In Streptomyces sp. NBC_01426, one genomic interval encodes:
- the glyA gene encoding serine hydroxymethyltransferase produces the protein MSVITQPTDLLRQQDPQMADVLVGEARRQAGTLQLIAAENFTSPAVLTALGSALANKYAEGYPGARHHGGCEYADLAERIAVERARALFGVDHANVQPHSGSSAVLAAYAALLRPGDTVLAMGLPYGGHLTHGSPANFSGQWFEFVGYGVDAETGHIDYEQVHELARRHRPKAIVCGSICYPRHPEYAVFRQIADEVGAFLIADAAHPIGLVAGGAAPSPVPYADVICATTHKVLRGPRGGMILCGAEFAERVDRAVFPFTQGGAQMHTIAAKAVAFGEAAGPAFTTYAHRVVANARALAEELETGGFLVTTGGTDTHLISVDPAPLGLDGPTARGRLAAAGIVLDTCALPYGDQRGLRLGTAAVTTQGMGGAEMRRIGALFASALHGEAAKTRTEVEELTREFPPYGY, from the coding sequence ATGAGCGTCATCACCCAGCCCACGGACCTGCTGCGGCAGCAGGACCCGCAGATGGCCGACGTGCTCGTCGGAGAGGCGCGACGGCAGGCCGGCACCCTCCAGCTGATCGCCGCCGAGAACTTCACCTCGCCCGCCGTGCTCACGGCCCTCGGATCGGCGCTCGCCAACAAGTACGCCGAGGGTTACCCGGGCGCCCGCCACCACGGCGGCTGCGAGTACGCCGACCTGGCCGAGCGGATCGCCGTCGAGCGGGCCCGCGCCCTGTTCGGGGTGGATCACGCCAATGTGCAGCCGCACTCCGGTTCCTCCGCGGTCCTCGCCGCGTACGCCGCGCTGCTGCGCCCCGGCGACACGGTCCTGGCGATGGGACTCCCGTACGGCGGGCACCTCACACACGGCTCACCTGCGAACTTCTCCGGCCAGTGGTTCGAGTTCGTCGGCTACGGGGTGGACGCCGAGACGGGCCACATCGACTACGAACAGGTCCACGAACTCGCCCGCCGGCACCGCCCCAAGGCCATCGTCTGTGGCTCGATCTGCTACCCCCGCCACCCCGAGTACGCGGTCTTCCGCCAGATCGCCGACGAGGTCGGCGCCTTCCTGATCGCGGACGCCGCGCACCCGATCGGCCTGGTCGCCGGCGGGGCGGCCCCCAGCCCCGTCCCGTACGCGGACGTGATCTGCGCGACCACGCACAAGGTGCTGCGCGGACCCCGCGGCGGGATGATCCTGTGCGGCGCCGAGTTCGCGGAACGGGTCGACCGGGCGGTGTTCCCCTTCACCCAGGGCGGCGCCCAGATGCACACCATCGCCGCCAAGGCCGTGGCCTTCGGGGAGGCCGCCGGGCCCGCGTTCACCACGTACGCCCATCGGGTGGTCGCCAACGCCCGGGCCCTCGCCGAGGAGCTGGAGACCGGCGGCTTCCTCGTGACGACCGGCGGCACCGACACCCACCTGATCAGCGTCGATCCGGCCCCCCTCGGGCTGGACGGCCCGACCGCGCGCGGCCGGCTGGCCGCCGCCGGGATCGTGCTGGACACCTGCGCCCTCCCGTACGGGGACCAGCGCGGGCTCCGCCTCGGCACGGCGGCCGTGACCACGCAGGGCATGGGCGGGGCCGAGATGCGGCGGATCGGAGCGCTGTTTGCGAGCGCCCTCCACGGGGAAGCCGCGAAAACCCGTACGGAGGTCGAAGAACTGACGCGCGAATTTCCACCGTATGGGTACTGA
- a CDS encoding arsenate reductase/protein-tyrosine-phosphatase family protein has protein sequence MSPEGRGIAGHLPAVAGGGSFRILHVSTGNVCRSPITERLTRHALSHRLGGPVTGDLIVESAGTWGHEGAPMEANAAAVLADFGADATGFTGRELLDEHVIRADLVLTATRDHRAQVISMGHSAGLRTFTLKEFTRLVRAIDPATLPPLDDGMAERARALVRAAAALRGWLLAPSPDADEVYDPYGAPITFFRSIGDEINQALDPVVTALTGVTAGR, from the coding sequence GTGAGCCCTGAGGGGCGTGGCATAGCAGGACACCTCCCGGCCGTGGCCGGGGGCGGATCCTTCCGCATACTCCACGTCAGCACCGGCAACGTGTGCCGCTCGCCGATCACCGAGCGGCTGACGCGGCACGCCCTGTCGCACCGCCTCGGCGGCCCCGTGACCGGGGACCTCATCGTGGAGAGCGCCGGCACCTGGGGCCACGAGGGGGCGCCCATGGAGGCCAACGCCGCCGCCGTCCTCGCCGACTTCGGGGCCGACGCGACCGGGTTCACCGGACGCGAGCTGCTGGACGAGCACGTCATACGCGCCGACCTGGTGCTCACCGCGACCCGGGACCACCGGGCGCAGGTCATCTCCATGGGCCACTCGGCGGGACTGCGGACCTTCACGCTGAAGGAGTTCACCCGGCTCGTGCGGGCGATAGATCCGGCCACCCTGCCGCCGCTGGACGACGGCATGGCGGAGCGCGCCCGCGCCCTGGTACGGGCCGCCGCCGCGCTGCGCGGCTGGCTGCTGGCCCCCTCGCCGGACGCCGACGAGGTGTACGACCCGTACGGCGCCCCCATCACCTTCTTCCGCTCCATCGGCGACGAGATCAACCAGGCCCTGGACCCCGTGGTCACGGCCCTGACGGGCGTCACCGCCGGGCGCTGA
- a CDS encoding L-threonylcarbamoyladenylate synthase has protein sequence MARRYDCNDATDRKTGLREAASAVRRGELVVLPTDTLYGIGADAFSAEAVGDLLAAKGRGRNMPTPVLIGSPNTLHGLVTDFSEQAWELVDAFWPGALTLVAKHQPSLAWDLGETGGTVAVRMPLHPVAIELLTEVGPMAVSSANLTGHPAPEDCDAAREMLGDSVSVYLDGGPTPGIQPSSIVDVTGKVPVLLREGALTADQLREVVPDLEVAP, from the coding sequence ATGGCCCGGCGATACGACTGCAACGACGCGACGGACCGCAAGACGGGCCTGCGCGAAGCCGCATCCGCCGTGCGCCGCGGCGAGCTCGTCGTGCTGCCCACCGACACCCTGTACGGGATCGGTGCGGACGCCTTCAGCGCCGAGGCCGTCGGCGACCTGCTCGCCGCCAAGGGGCGCGGCCGCAACATGCCCACCCCGGTCCTCATCGGCTCGCCGAACACCCTGCACGGCCTGGTCACGGACTTCTCCGAGCAGGCCTGGGAACTCGTCGACGCCTTCTGGCCGGGCGCGCTGACGCTGGTCGCCAAGCACCAGCCGTCGCTGGCCTGGGACCTGGGGGAGACCGGCGGCACCGTCGCCGTGCGGATGCCCCTGCACCCCGTCGCGATCGAGCTGCTCACCGAGGTCGGCCCGATGGCCGTGTCCTCGGCGAACCTGACCGGGCACCCGGCCCCGGAGGACTGCGACGCGGCCCGCGAGATGCTGGGCGACTCCGTGTCCGTGTACCTGGACGGCGGGCCGACGCCCGGCATCCAGCCGTCGTCGATCGTCGATGTCACCGGGAAGGTCCCGGTCCTGCTGCGCGAGGGCGCGCTGACCGCGGACCAGCTGCGGGAGGTCGTACCCGACCTCGAGGTGGCCCCGTGA
- the prmC gene encoding peptide chain release factor N(5)-glutamine methyltransferase translates to MNLLLAEVAQATQRLAAAGVPSPRFDAEELAAFVHGVKRGELHHVKDTDFDARYWETIARREAREPLQHITGRAFFRYLELQVGPGVFVPRPETESVVDWAIQAVRAMDVVEPLIVDLCAGSGAIALAMAQEVPRSRVHAVELSEDALQWTRKNAEGSRVTVHQGDALSALPELDGQVDLVISNPPYIPLTEWEYVAPEARDHDPEMALFSGEDGLDTIRGIERTAHRLLRPGGIVVIEHADTQGGQVPWIFAEERGWADAADHPDLNNRPRFATARKALP, encoded by the coding sequence GTGAACTTGCTGCTTGCCGAGGTGGCCCAGGCCACCCAGCGGCTGGCCGCCGCCGGCGTGCCCTCACCGCGCTTCGACGCCGAGGAACTCGCGGCCTTCGTGCACGGCGTCAAACGGGGGGAACTGCACCACGTCAAGGACACCGACTTCGACGCCCGGTACTGGGAGACCATCGCCCGGCGCGAGGCCCGCGAGCCGCTCCAGCACATCACCGGCCGTGCCTTCTTCCGGTACCTGGAGCTCCAGGTCGGCCCCGGGGTCTTCGTGCCCCGGCCCGAGACCGAGTCGGTCGTCGACTGGGCCATACAGGCCGTCCGGGCGATGGACGTCGTCGAACCGCTGATCGTCGACCTGTGCGCCGGATCCGGGGCCATCGCCCTGGCCATGGCCCAGGAGGTGCCGCGCTCGCGCGTGCACGCGGTCGAGCTGTCCGAGGACGCCCTCCAGTGGACCCGCAAGAACGCCGAGGGCTCCCGGGTCACCGTCCACCAGGGCGACGCGCTGAGCGCGCTGCCCGAGCTGGACGGCCAGGTGGACCTGGTGATCTCGAACCCGCCGTACATCCCGCTCACCGAGTGGGAGTACGTCGCCCCCGAGGCCCGCGACCACGACCCCGAGATGGCGCTGTTCTCCGGCGAGGACGGCCTCGACACCATCCGCGGCATCGAGCGCACCGCCCACCGGCTGTTGCGACCCGGCGGGATCGTCGTCATCGAGCACGCCGACACCCAGGGCGGCCAGGTCCCGTGGATCTTCGCCGAGGAGCGGGGCTGGGCCGACGCGGCCGACCACCCCGACCTCAACAACCGCCCGCGCTTCGCCACCGCCCGCAAGGCCCTGCCGTGA
- the prfA gene encoding peptide chain release factor 1, whose protein sequence is MFEAVEELIGEHADLEKKLADPSVHSDQANARKLNKRYAELTPIIATFRAWKQAAEDIETAKEFAATDPDFAAEAKELTAQREELTEKLRLLLVPRDPSDDKDVLLEVKAGAGGDESALFAGDLLRMYLRYAERVGWKTEIIDATESELGGYKDVQVSVRTKGGNGATEPGQGVWARLKYEGGVHRVQRVPATESQGRIHTSAAGVLVTPEAEEVEVEVNMNDLRIDVYRSSGPGGQSVNTTDSAVRITHIPTGVVASCQNEKSQLQNKEQAMRILRSRLLAAAQEAAEQEASDVRRSQVRSVDRSEKIRTYNYPENRISDHRTGFKAYNLDQVLDGDLDPVIQACVDTDSAAKLAAAH, encoded by the coding sequence ATGTTCGAGGCGGTCGAGGAACTGATCGGCGAGCACGCCGATCTGGAAAAGAAGCTCGCCGACCCTTCGGTCCACTCCGATCAGGCCAACGCCCGCAAGCTGAACAAGCGCTACGCGGAGCTCACGCCGATCATCGCCACCTTCCGCGCGTGGAAGCAGGCGGCCGAGGACATCGAGACGGCCAAGGAGTTCGCGGCGACCGACCCCGACTTCGCCGCCGAGGCCAAGGAACTGACCGCACAGCGCGAAGAGCTCACCGAGAAGCTCCGCCTGCTGCTCGTTCCGCGCGACCCCAGCGACGACAAGGACGTGCTCCTCGAGGTCAAGGCCGGCGCGGGCGGCGACGAGTCCGCCCTCTTCGCGGGCGACCTGCTGCGCATGTACCTGCGCTACGCCGAGCGCGTGGGCTGGAAGACCGAGATCATCGACGCCACCGAGTCCGAGCTCGGCGGCTACAAGGACGTACAGGTCTCCGTCCGCACCAAGGGCGGCAACGGCGCGACCGAGCCCGGCCAGGGCGTCTGGGCCCGGCTGAAGTACGAGGGCGGCGTGCACCGCGTCCAGCGCGTGCCGGCCACCGAGTCCCAGGGCCGCATCCACACCTCCGCCGCCGGCGTGCTCGTCACCCCGGAAGCCGAGGAGGTCGAGGTCGAGGTCAACATGAACGACCTCCGCATCGACGTGTACCGCTCCTCGGGCCCCGGCGGCCAGTCCGTCAACACCACCGACTCGGCCGTGCGCATCACGCACATCCCGACCGGTGTCGTCGCGTCCTGCCAGAACGAGAAGAGCCAGCTCCAGAACAAGGAGCAGGCCATGCGCATCCTGCGCTCGCGGCTGCTCGCCGCGGCCCAGGAAGCGGCCGAGCAGGAGGCCTCCGACGTGCGCCGCAGCCAGGTGCGCAGCGTGGACCGGTCCGAGAAGATCCGCACGTACAACTACCCGGAAAACCGGATCTCGGACCACCGGACCGGCTTCAAGGCGTACAACTTGGACCAGGTGCTCGACGGCGACCTCGACCCGGTCATCCAGGCCTGCGTCGACACCGACTCCGCGGCCAAGCTCGCGGCCGCCCACTGA
- the rpmE gene encoding 50S ribosomal protein L31: protein MKRDVHPQYVETQVSCTCGASFTTHSTLTEGTIRAEVCSECHPFYTGKQKILDTGGRVARFEARFGKAAGSK from the coding sequence TTGAAGCGCGATGTTCACCCCCAGTACGTCGAGACCCAGGTCAGCTGCACCTGTGGCGCGTCGTTCACGACCCACAGCACCCTGACCGAGGGCACCATCCGTGCCGAGGTCTGCTCCGAGTGCCACCCGTTCTACACGGGCAAGCAGAAGATCCTCGACACCGGTGGCCGTGTGGCCCGCTTCGAGGCCCGCTTCGGCAAGGCTGCCGGCTCGAAGTAG
- a CDS encoding LCP family protein: MSEDSTGRRATGGGRRRKPPPRRRKALTVAAWTAAGVVVLGGGGLGYFYFKFNGNLKSVDIDQALGSDRPQNVDNGSMDILVLGSDSRGGANGEYGRDDGGSARSDTAMIIHLYEGHKKASVVSIPRDTIVKRPSCETSDGKTDQGGNRSQFNEAFTVGGAVCAVKTVEKISGIRMDHYIEVDFTGFKKIIDNLGGVEVTTNKPIKDGASHLDLPAGANKLNGEQALGLVRTRKSVGDGSDLGRIQLQQAFIKALIKQVKSVGVFDNPKRLLDLADSATKAITTDRALGDVKSLMGFAQGLQGIDGADMQMITLPVAGDPVDPNRVVPLTKESKMVWDSLLADQPIPAEATANSAGDKGAAGSIVQSP; the protein is encoded by the coding sequence ATGAGCGAGGACAGCACGGGCCGCCGCGCCACCGGCGGAGGGCGCCGACGCAAGCCGCCGCCGCGGCGCCGCAAGGCCCTCACCGTCGCCGCGTGGACGGCCGCCGGCGTGGTCGTGCTGGGCGGCGGGGGACTCGGCTACTTCTACTTCAAGTTCAACGGGAACCTGAAGAGCGTCGACATCGACCAGGCCCTCGGCAGCGACCGCCCGCAGAACGTCGACAACGGCTCGATGGACATCCTCGTCCTCGGCTCGGACTCGCGCGGCGGGGCCAACGGCGAGTACGGCCGCGACGACGGCGGCTCCGCCCGCTCCGACACCGCGATGATCATCCACCTGTACGAGGGCCACAAGAAGGCGAGCGTGGTGTCGATACCGCGCGACACCATCGTGAAGCGACCCTCCTGCGAGACCTCGGACGGAAAGACGGACCAGGGCGGCAACCGCTCGCAGTTCAACGAGGCCTTCACGGTCGGCGGGGCCGTCTGCGCGGTCAAGACCGTCGAGAAGATCTCGGGGATCCGCATGGACCACTACATCGAGGTCGACTTCACGGGCTTCAAGAAGATCATCGACAACCTCGGCGGCGTCGAGGTCACCACCAACAAGCCGATCAAGGACGGCGCCAGCCACCTCGACCTCCCGGCCGGCGCCAACAAGCTCAACGGTGAACAGGCCCTCGGCCTCGTCCGGACCCGCAAGAGCGTCGGCGACGGCAGCGACCTGGGACGAATACAACTCCAGCAGGCCTTCATCAAGGCGCTGATCAAGCAGGTCAAGAGCGTCGGCGTCTTCGACAACCCCAAGCGGCTGCTCGACCTCGCGGACTCAGCCACCAAGGCGATCACCACCGACCGGGCGCTCGGCGACGTGAAGTCCCTGATGGGCTTCGCGCAGGGCCTCCAGGGCATCGACGGCGCGGACATGCAGATGATCACCCTCCCGGTGGCCGGCGACCCCGTCGACCCCAACCGGGTCGTCCCGCTCACCAAGGAGTCCAAGATGGTCTGGGACTCCCTGCTCGCCGACCAGCCGATTCCGGCCGAGGCCACGGCGAACTCGGCCGGGGACAAGGGCGCGGCCGGGTCGATCGTGCAGAGCCCCTGA
- the rho gene encoding transcription termination factor Rho — MSDTTDLMGAADTNVDTSAPAAGAAPKRRRSGTGLDGMVLAELQQVASGLGIRGTARMRKSQLIEVIKEAQAGGSAPKAAAADTAEAKPKRRATSKARTGDVAAEAPVEKAAQQAQIDIPGQPAGGPSRASETERGAEDAPAGERRRRRATAPSGSPESAAPVAVQVEQKTETAPAAQTDVKAEAATAVSGGQGQAQEAGEGRGRRDRRDRGDRAERGDGRRDRRDRGAKADDQGQAGQGQGGQTQPQTGQGQAGQGAQGGGRQDRGDRPDRGDRQQQGGRGQGQGQNQGQQGRQDRQDNGPQDDFDGEDGRRGRRGRYRDRRGRRGRDEFAPSEPQVADDDVLIPVAGILDILDNYAFIRTSGYLPGPNDVYVSLAQVRKAGLRKGDHTTGAVRQPKDGERREKFNALVRLDSVNGMAPESGRGRPEFQKLTPLYPQDRLRLETDPGVLTTRIIDLVAPIGKGQRGLIVAPPKTGKTMIMQAIANAITVNNPECHLMVVLVDERPEEVTDMQRSVKGEVISSTFDRPAEDHTTVAELAIERAKRLVELGHDVVVLLDSITRLGRAYNLAAPASGRILSGGVDSTALYPPKRFFGAARNIEDGGSLTILATALVDTGSRMDEVIFEEFKGTGNMELKLDRKLADKRIFPAVDVDPSGTRKEEILLNAEELAIVWKLRRVLHALDSQQAIELLLDKMKQTKSNAEFLMQIAKTTPAGKNDD, encoded by the coding sequence GTGAGCGACACCACCGATCTGATGGGCGCTGCCGACACCAACGTCGACACCAGTGCCCCCGCCGCGGGCGCCGCGCCCAAGCGCCGCCGCTCCGGCACCGGCCTCGACGGCATGGTCCTGGCCGAGCTTCAGCAGGTCGCGTCCGGCCTCGGTATCAGGGGCACCGCGCGCATGCGCAAGAGCCAGCTGATCGAGGTCATCAAGGAGGCGCAGGCGGGCGGCAGCGCCCCCAAGGCCGCCGCCGCGGACACCGCCGAGGCCAAGCCGAAGCGCCGCGCCACCAGCAAGGCCCGCACGGGCGACGTCGCCGCCGAGGCGCCCGTCGAGAAGGCCGCTCAGCAGGCCCAGATCGACATTCCGGGCCAGCCGGCCGGGGGCCCCTCCCGCGCGAGCGAAACCGAGCGCGGGGCAGAAGACGCCCCGGCCGGCGAGCGTCGCCGGCGTCGTGCCACCGCCCCCTCCGGAAGCCCGGAGTCCGCGGCGCCCGTCGCCGTGCAGGTCGAGCAGAAGACCGAGACCGCCCCCGCCGCGCAGACCGACGTCAAGGCCGAGGCCGCGACCGCCGTCTCCGGTGGACAGGGTCAGGCCCAGGAGGCCGGCGAGGGTCGCGGTCGCCGCGACCGTCGCGACCGCGGTGACCGTGCCGAGCGCGGCGACGGCCGGCGCGACCGCCGCGACCGCGGCGCCAAGGCCGACGACCAGGGCCAGGCCGGCCAGGGTCAGGGCGGCCAGACCCAGCCCCAGACGGGTCAGGGCCAGGCCGGTCAGGGCGCTCAGGGCGGAGGCCGGCAGGACCGCGGCGACCGCCCGGACCGCGGCGACCGTCAGCAGCAGGGCGGCCGCGGCCAGGGCCAGGGCCAGAACCAGGGCCAGCAGGGTCGTCAGGACCGTCAGGACAACGGCCCCCAGGACGACTTCGACGGTGAGGACGGCCGTCGCGGCCGTCGTGGCCGCTACCGCGACCGTCGCGGCCGTCGTGGCCGTGACGAGTTCGCGCCGAGCGAGCCGCAGGTCGCCGACGACGACGTCCTGATCCCCGTCGCGGGCATCCTCGACATCCTCGACAACTACGCGTTCATCCGGACCTCCGGCTACCTGCCCGGCCCGAACGACGTGTACGTCTCCCTCGCCCAGGTCCGCAAGGCCGGTCTGCGCAAGGGCGACCACACCACCGGTGCGGTCCGTCAGCCCAAGGACGGCGAGCGCCGCGAGAAGTTCAACGCCCTCGTGCGCCTGGACTCCGTCAACGGCATGGCGCCCGAATCCGGCCGCGGCCGGCCGGAGTTCCAGAAGCTGACGCCCCTGTACCCGCAGGACCGGCTCCGTCTGGAGACCGACCCGGGCGTGCTGACGACCCGCATCATCGACCTCGTCGCACCGATCGGCAAGGGCCAGCGCGGTCTGATCGTGGCCCCGCCGAAGACCGGCAAGACCATGATCATGCAGGCCATCGCCAACGCGATCACGGTCAACAACCCCGAGTGCCACCTGATGGTCGTCCTGGTCGACGAGCGTCCGGAAGAGGTCACCGACATGCAGCGGTCGGTCAAGGGCGAGGTCATCTCCTCGACCTTCGACCGTCCGGCCGAGGACCACACCACCGTCGCCGAGCTGGCCATCGAGCGCGCCAAGCGTCTCGTCGAGCTGGGTCACGACGTGGTCGTCCTGCTGGACTCCATCACCCGTCTGGGCCGCGCGTACAACCTCGCGGCGCCCGCCTCCGGTCGCATCCTGTCCGGTGGTGTCGACTCGACCGCGCTGTACCCGCCGAAGCGCTTCTTCGGTGCCGCGCGCAACATCGAGGACGGCGGCTCGCTGACCATCCTGGCCACCGCGCTGGTCGACACCGGCTCGCGCATGGACGAGGTGATCTTCGAGGAGTTCAAGGGCACCGGCAACATGGAGCTCAAGCTCGACCGCAAGCTCGCCGACAAGCGCATCTTCCCGGCCGTCGACGTCGACCCGTCGGGCACCCGCAAGGAGGAGATCCTCCTCAACGCGGAGGAGCTCGCCATCGTCTGGAAGCTGCGTCGGGTGCTGCACGCCCTCGACTCGCAGCAGGCGATCGAGCTGCTGCTCGACAAGATGAAGCAGACGAAGTCGAACGCCGAGTTCCTGATGCAGATCGCCAAGACGACGCCCGCGGGCAAGAACGACGACTGA
- the thrB gene encoding homoserine kinase: MAGPAFRAAAVRVRVPASSANLGPGFDALGLALGLYDDVVVRVADSGLNIDIAGEGADTLPRDESHLLVRSMRTAFDLLGGQPRGLEVVCANRIPHGRGLGSSSAAICAGIVAARAVTIGGESKLDDAALLELATEIEGHPDNVAACLLGGFTLAWMDGGSAKAIRMEPADSIVPVVFVPSRPVLTETARGLLPRTVPHVDAAVNAGRAGLLVEALTRRPELLLPATEDRLHQDYRSPAMPESVALVGRLRADGIPAVISGAGPTVLALVDNGAADKVARLAGEGWAANRLALDAAGASVLPLGTQGG, from the coding sequence ATGGCAGGTCCAGCGTTCCGCGCCGCCGCCGTACGAGTGCGCGTCCCCGCCAGCAGCGCCAACCTCGGCCCGGGCTTCGACGCCCTCGGTCTGGCCCTGGGGCTCTACGACGACGTGGTCGTCCGGGTCGCCGACTCCGGCCTGAACATCGACATCGCCGGTGAGGGCGCCGACACCCTCCCGCGCGACGAGAGCCACCTCCTCGTGCGTTCCATGCGCACCGCCTTCGACCTGCTGGGCGGACAGCCGCGCGGTCTGGAAGTCGTCTGTGCCAACCGGATCCCGCACGGTCGGGGCCTGGGCTCCTCCTCCGCCGCGATCTGCGCCGGCATCGTCGCCGCCCGCGCGGTGACGATAGGCGGGGAATCGAAGCTCGACGACGCCGCGCTGCTGGAACTCGCCACCGAGATCGAGGGCCACCCCGACAACGTCGCCGCCTGTCTCCTCGGCGGTTTCACCCTCGCCTGGATGGACGGCGGCAGCGCCAAGGCCATCCGTATGGAGCCCGCCGATTCCATCGTTCCGGTGGTCTTCGTGCCGTCCAGGCCCGTCCTGACCGAGACCGCGCGCGGCCTGCTTCCGCGCACCGTCCCGCATGTGGACGCGGCCGTGAACGCGGGTCGTGCGGGCCTGCTCGTGGAGGCCCTGACCAGGCGTCCCGAGCTGCTGCTGCCCGCCACCGAGGACCGGCTGCACCAGGATTACCGGTCCCCGGCGATGCCCGAGAGCGTGGCACTGGTGGGCCGACTGCGGGCGGACGGCATTCCCGCGGTCATCTCCGGCGCGGGCCCCACGGTCCTCGCGCTGGTCGACAACGGTGCGGCCGACAAGGTCGCGCGGCTCGCGGGCGAGGGGTGGGCCGCGAACCGGCTCGCCCTCGACGCCGCGGGCGCGAGCGTACTTCCGCTGGGCACGCAGGGCGGCTGA
- the thrC gene encoding threonine synthase: MSSNRTHQWRGIIEEYRDRLPVTATTPVVTLREGGTPLVPAQLLSERTGCEVHLKVEGANPTGSFKDRGMTMAITRAKEEGAKAVICASTGNTSASAAAYAVRAGMVCAVLVPRGKIALGKMGQALVHGAKILQVDGNFDDCLDLARALSDNYPVALVNSVNPVRIEGQKTAAFEIVDALGDAPDIHVLPVGNAGNITAYWKGFKEYKADGLSSRTPRVWGFQASGSAPIVRGEVVKEPHTIATAIRIGNPASWDYALQARDESGGFIDEVTDRQILAAYRLLAAQEGVFVEPASAASVAGLLKAADLGLVDPGQKIVCTVTGNGLKDPDWAVAGAPQPVTIPVDAEAAAARLGLI, translated from the coding sequence ATGAGCAGCAATCGCACCCACCAGTGGCGCGGCATCATCGAGGAGTACCGGGACCGCCTGCCGGTCACGGCCACGACTCCGGTGGTCACGCTCCGTGAGGGCGGTACTCCCCTCGTCCCGGCCCAGTTGCTCTCCGAGCGCACGGGCTGTGAGGTCCACCTGAAGGTCGAGGGTGCCAACCCCACCGGGTCCTTCAAGGACCGCGGCATGACGATGGCGATCACCCGGGCCAAGGAGGAGGGCGCCAAGGCCGTCATCTGCGCCTCCACCGGCAACACCTCGGCCTCGGCCGCGGCCTACGCGGTCCGCGCCGGCATGGTCTGCGCGGTCCTCGTGCCGCGCGGCAAGATCGCGCTCGGCAAGATGGGCCAGGCCCTCGTGCACGGCGCCAAGATCCTGCAGGTCGACGGCAACTTCGACGACTGCCTGGACCTGGCCCGCGCGCTGTCCGACAACTACCCGGTGGCGCTGGTCAATTCCGTCAATCCGGTGCGCATCGAGGGTCAGAAGACGGCCGCGTTCGAGATCGTCGACGCGCTCGGTGACGCCCCCGACATCCACGTGCTGCCCGTCGGCAACGCCGGCAACATCACCGCGTACTGGAAGGGCTTCAAGGAGTACAAGGCCGACGGTCTGTCCTCCCGTACGCCCCGCGTGTGGGGCTTCCAGGCCTCCGGTTCCGCGCCCATCGTGCGCGGCGAGGTCGTCAAGGAGCCGCACACCATCGCCACCGCCATCCGGATCGGCAACCCGGCCTCCTGGGACTACGCCCTCCAGGCGCGGGACGAGTCGGGCGGCTTCATCGACGAGGTGACGGACCGCCAGATCCTCGCGGCCTACCGCCTGTTGGCCGCGCAGGAGGGCGTCTTCGTCGAACCCGCCTCGGCCGCCTCGGTGGCCGGCCTGCTCAAGGCCGCCGATCTCGGTCTGGTCGACCCCGGCCAGAAGATCGTCTGCACGGTCACCGGCAACGGTCTGAAGGACCCCGACTGGGCTGTCGCCGGCGCCCCGCAGCCCGTCACCATCCCGGTGGACGCCGAGGCCGCGGCCGCCCGGCTCGGCCTGATCTGA